In the genome of Candidatus Neomarinimicrobiota bacterium, one region contains:
- the murQ gene encoding N-acetylmuramic acid 6-phosphate etherase gives MTDSKKSRANLSTEKQNPSSVNLDMLSSAEILTIISNEDRTVADRVREALPEIEKVVGLTTDAIRSGNRIFYIGAGTSGRLGVLDASEMPPTFSAPHSWFTGIIAGGDDALKKSIEGAEDKPEEAVTDLMESGFSAGDVLIGISTSGAAAYVKSAIEYAQSKSGKAVYLICNPKPFLDADADVIIRVDVGPEVITGSTRMKSGTATKLVLNMISTTTMVNLGKVYGNLMVDLMAVNEKLVDRGIRIISQLTDLNYEEAKLALFEANKSVKKAIVMVNKNCSLIEAEKSLNEVGGSLRSYLNSG, from the coding sequence ATGACTGATTCAAAAAAATCCCGTGCAAACCTTTCAACGGAGAAACAAAATCCATCTAGCGTGAATCTTGACATGCTATCCTCGGCTGAAATTTTAACGATTATCAGCAACGAAGATAGGACAGTTGCAGATCGAGTGAGGGAAGCTCTCCCGGAAATTGAAAAGGTTGTTGGACTTACTACGGATGCAATTCGTAGTGGGAATCGAATATTTTATATCGGTGCCGGCACCAGCGGTCGCCTTGGTGTTCTCGATGCATCCGAAATGCCGCCGACCTTTTCAGCGCCACATTCCTGGTTCACAGGAATTATCGCCGGCGGTGATGATGCCCTGAAAAAATCCATTGAAGGGGCAGAAGACAAACCGGAAGAAGCTGTAACAGATTTAATGGAATCCGGGTTTTCTGCCGGCGACGTGTTGATTGGTATTAGCACGAGTGGTGCTGCAGCGTATGTAAAATCTGCTATTGAATATGCTCAATCAAAAAGTGGAAAAGCGGTGTACCTCATTTGTAATCCAAAACCATTTCTGGATGCGGATGCGGATGTAATCATTCGAGTGGACGTTGGCCCTGAAGTGATAACCGGTTCCACGCGGATGAAATCAGGTACAGCAACGAAACTTGTCCTCAATATGATATCAACAACAACTATGGTAAATCTCGGAAAGGTGTACGGTAATCTCATGGTGGATTTGATGGCGGTGAATGAAAAACTGGTGGACCGCGGCATCAGAATTATTTCTCAACTAACCGATCTGAATTATGAAGAAGCAAAATTAGCATTGTTCGAAGCAAATAAATCAGTTAAGAAAGCTATTGTGATGGTAAATAAAAATTGTTCCTTAATAGAGGCAGAAAAAAGTTTAAATGAAGTGGGAGGATCATTGCGAAGTTATTTAAACTCAGGTTAA